A DNA window from Streptomyces sp. CA-278952 contains the following coding sequences:
- a CDS encoding GTP-binding protein, which yields MVYDDSSDRTRTSDFFPVALKVLVAGGFGVGKTTFVGAVSEIAPLSTEELLTQVSVGTDDLEGVESKTATTVAMDFGRITLSEQHVLYLFGTPGQERFWFMWDELSQGALGAVVLADTRRLAECFAAVDFFERRGIGFIVAVNEFDGAYRYEPDEVRAALDLGPEVPVVLCDARIGSSGTGALVTLVQHLINATTAPAPLQTFGAHP from the coding sequence ATGGTTTACGACGACAGCTCTGACCGCACCCGAACCTCCGATTTCTTCCCCGTGGCACTGAAAGTCCTGGTCGCCGGTGGATTCGGGGTCGGCAAAACGACGTTCGTGGGCGCGGTCAGCGAGATCGCCCCGCTGTCCACCGAGGAACTGCTGACCCAGGTCAGCGTGGGGACGGACGATCTGGAGGGCGTCGAGTCCAAGACGGCCACCACCGTCGCCATGGACTTCGGCCGCATCACCCTCTCCGAGCAGCACGTGCTCTACCTGTTCGGCACACCGGGCCAGGAACGTTTCTGGTTCATGTGGGACGAACTCTCCCAGGGCGCGCTCGGGGCCGTGGTGCTGGCCGACACCCGGCGCCTGGCCGAATGCTTCGCCGCCGTGGACTTCTTCGAACGGCGCGGCATCGGTTTCATCGTCGCCGTCAACGAGTTCGACGGCGCCTACCGCTACGAGCCGGACGAGGTCCGCGCCGCGCTCGACCTCGGGCCCGAGGTGCCCGTCGTCCTGTGCGACGCCCGGATCGGCAGCTCCGGCACGGGCGCCCTCGTCACCCTCGTACAACACCTCATCAACGCCACCACGGCGCCCGCCCCACTGCAGACCTTCGGAGCCCACCCGTGA
- a CDS encoding ABC transporter ATP-binding protein produces MTMQKQQTTPRAGSAGGAGPAAAVRLADVSVRFRGKKRDVTAIGDVSLDVAPGEFVAIVGPSGCGKSTLLKLVAGLLTASSGEVLLGGERVTGPRHDIGYVFQRAALLEWRSALRNILLQAEIRHMEPAVARGRADDLIRMTGLTGFEDAYPHELSGGMQQRVALCRALLHEPPVLLMDEPFGALDALTREQMNTELNRIWRTTGTTVLLVTHSISEAVYLADRVVVMSPRPGTVTEIIEVGLPAERDYSETLGRPEFRAAAAHIRDLLGAVSAQD; encoded by the coding sequence ATGACGATGCAGAAGCAGCAGACGACGCCTCGCGCCGGGTCGGCCGGCGGGGCGGGCCCGGCGGCGGCGGTCCGGCTCGCGGACGTGTCGGTCCGCTTCCGCGGCAAGAAGCGCGACGTCACCGCGATCGGCGATGTGTCGCTGGACGTGGCGCCGGGGGAGTTCGTCGCCATCGTGGGGCCGTCCGGGTGCGGCAAGTCCACCCTCCTCAAGCTGGTGGCCGGCCTGCTCACCGCCTCCTCGGGGGAGGTCCTCCTCGGCGGCGAGCGCGTCACCGGGCCCCGGCACGACATCGGTTACGTCTTCCAGCGGGCGGCCCTGCTGGAATGGCGCTCGGCGCTGCGCAACATCCTGCTCCAGGCGGAGATCCGCCACATGGAGCCGGCGGTGGCGCGCGGCAGGGCGGACGACCTGATCCGGATGACCGGACTGACCGGATTCGAGGACGCCTATCCGCACGAACTCTCCGGCGGTATGCAGCAACGCGTCGCTCTCTGCCGGGCGTTGCTCCACGAACCGCCGGTCCTCCTGATGGACGAGCCGTTCGGCGCGCTCGACGCCCTCACCCGCGAGCAGATGAACACCGAGCTGAACCGGATCTGGCGGACCACCGGCACCACGGTCCTGCTGGTCACCCACTCCATCTCGGAGGCCGTCTACCTGGCCGACCGGGTCGTGGTGATGAGCCCGCGCCCCGGCACCGTCACGGAGATCATCGAGGTGGGCCTGCCCGCCGAGCGCGACTACAGCGAGACGTTGGGCCGCCCGGAGTTCCGCGCCGCGGCGGCGCACATCCGGGATCTGCTGGGCGCGGTGTCCGCACAGGACTGA
- a CDS encoding ABC transporter permease: protein MSQSALAKRPADVAGVARRDGPTTGERLARAAEQSWRPLTLLLAALVVWWAIAAAELIEPYLVPSPGATLDVLTSKTGYLWQHTWVTTYETLLGFVIAVAVGVLAAVVMVYSSTVERTLYPILLFAQVVPKIAIAPLFVVWLGFGIAPKILIAVLIAFFPVVISMVTGLKAVDPEMLQLSATMGAKPWQTFVKIRFPASLPHLFSGLKVAVTLAVTGAVVGEFVGANEGLGYVILQANGNLDTPMLFAGLLVMSLIGVVLFVIVEIAEKLLLPWHASRRESSATTSF from the coding sequence GTGAGCCAGAGCGCATTGGCCAAGCGCCCCGCCGATGTGGCGGGGGTCGCCCGCAGGGACGGCCCCACGACCGGGGAACGGCTCGCCCGAGCGGCGGAGCAGAGCTGGCGGCCTCTCACCCTGCTGCTGGCCGCCCTGGTGGTCTGGTGGGCGATCGCGGCGGCCGAGCTGATCGAGCCCTATCTCGTGCCGTCGCCCGGCGCCACGCTCGACGTCCTGACCTCGAAGACCGGGTACCTCTGGCAGCACACCTGGGTGACGACGTACGAGACGCTCCTCGGCTTCGTCATCGCGGTCGCCGTCGGTGTGCTCGCCGCGGTGGTGATGGTCTACTCCTCGACGGTGGAGCGCACGCTCTACCCGATCCTGCTCTTCGCCCAGGTTGTGCCGAAGATCGCCATCGCGCCGCTGTTCGTGGTGTGGCTCGGGTTCGGCATCGCCCCCAAGATCCTCATCGCCGTCCTCATCGCCTTCTTCCCCGTGGTGATCTCGATGGTCACCGGACTCAAGGCGGTCGACCCCGAGATGCTCCAACTGTCCGCCACCATGGGGGCGAAGCCCTGGCAGACCTTCGTGAAGATCCGGTTCCCGGCCTCCCTGCCCCACCTGTTCTCCGGACTCAAGGTGGCCGTCACCCTCGCGGTGACCGGTGCGGTCGTCGGCGAGTTCGTCGGGGCGAACGAAGGGCTCGGTTACGTCATCCTCCAGGCCAACGGCAACCTCGACACCCCGATGCTCTTCGCGGGGCTGCTGGTGATGTCGCTGATCGGCGTCGTGCTGTTCGTCATCGTCGAGATCGCCGAGAAGCTGCTCCTGCCGTGGCACGCCAGCCGGCGTGAGTCCTCGGCCACCACCTCGTTCTGA
- a CDS encoding roadblock/LC7 domain-containing protein, translated as MTTEMPSGQVSDLDWLLSGLVQRVPYTRSAVLLSADGLVKSVHGMDPDSADHMAALAAGLYSLGRSAGARFGDNGDVRQVVVELDSTLLFVSTAGSGTCLAVLSGREADAAVLGYEMAMLVKSVRPYLTTPPRQPTGSPFTPGH; from the coding sequence ATGACGACCGAAATGCCGTCCGGTCAGGTCTCGGACCTGGACTGGCTGCTGAGCGGACTGGTCCAACGCGTGCCCTACACACGCAGCGCGGTCCTGCTCTCCGCCGACGGGCTGGTGAAATCCGTGCACGGCATGGACCCCGACAGCGCCGACCACATGGCGGCCCTGGCCGCCGGCCTCTACTCGCTGGGCCGCAGTGCCGGGGCCCGCTTCGGCGACAACGGGGACGTACGGCAGGTGGTCGTCGAGCTGGACTCCACGCTCCTGTTCGTCTCCACCGCCGGATCCGGCACCTGTCTCGCCGTCCTCTCGGGACGCGAGGCGGACGCCGCGGTGCTCGGCTACGAGATGGCGATGCTGGTCAAGAGCGTCCGCCCCTATCTGACGACCCCGCCCCGGCAGCCGACCGGGTCGCCGTTCACCCCGGGGCACTGA
- a CDS encoding LacI family DNA-binding transcriptional regulator, translated as MTLDAVAREAGVSLATASRALNGTTRVRDDLRERVRAAADLLGYIPNAHAQALASPEGNRTVGLICHDVGDPYFAGIASGVMRAAADQDLLVMLASTFREPAREIAYVSMLRAQRARAILLIGSGFQDRAWERAMDAELEPYVRAGGRVAVVSRHRSLRVDTVQPENRAGAAALAASLVALGHREFAVLSGPGELTTVADRLAGFREGLARAGITLERVVRGAFTREGGHAAARQLLASGGSRPTCVFAVTDVMAVGALAALREAGVRVPEDMSLAGFDDIPVVREVSPPLTTVALPLTEMGEQVIALALRTPSATGRSRVLRIEGNVVLRGSTGAPPGS; from the coding sequence GTGACGCTCGACGCGGTGGCGCGCGAGGCGGGCGTCTCGCTCGCCACCGCGTCCCGGGCGCTGAACGGCACCACCCGGGTCCGCGACGACCTGCGGGAGCGGGTCCGCGCGGCGGCCGATCTCCTCGGCTACATCCCCAACGCCCACGCCCAGGCCCTCGCCAGCCCCGAGGGCAACCGTACGGTTGGGCTGATCTGCCACGACGTCGGCGACCCCTACTTCGCGGGCATCGCCAGTGGAGTGATGCGCGCGGCCGCCGATCAGGACCTGCTGGTGATGCTGGCCTCCACCTTCCGCGAACCCGCCCGGGAGATCGCGTACGTCTCGATGCTGCGCGCCCAGCGGGCCCGGGCCATCCTGCTGATCGGCTCCGGCTTCCAGGACCGGGCCTGGGAGCGGGCGATGGACGCGGAGCTGGAGCCGTACGTCCGGGCGGGCGGGCGGGTCGCGGTGGTCAGCCGGCACCGGAGCTTGCGGGTGGACACCGTGCAGCCGGAGAACCGGGCCGGGGCGGCGGCGCTCGCGGCCTCGCTGGTGGCGCTGGGGCACCGGGAGTTCGCGGTGCTGAGCGGGCCTGGCGAACTGACCACGGTGGCCGACCGGTTGGCAGGGTTTCGCGAGGGGCTCGCGAGGGCGGGCATCACCCTGGAGCGGGTGGTGCGGGGCGCGTTCACCCGGGAGGGCGGACACGCGGCGGCACGACAGCTGCTGGCCTCCGGGGGCTCGCGGCCGACCTGCGTGTTCGCGGTGACCGACGTGATGGCCGTCGGCGCGCTCGCCGCGCTGCGGGAGGCCGGCGTACGCGTCCCGGAGGACATGTCGCTCGCGGGGTTCGACGACATCCCCGTCGTACGCGAGGTGTCGCCGCCGCTGACCACGGTGGCGCTGCCGCTCACGGAGATGGGCGAGCAGGTGATCGCCCTCGCGTTGCGGACACCGTCGGCGACGGGGCGTTCCCGGGTGCTGCGGATCGAGGGGAACGTGGTCCTGCGGGGCAGCACCGGCGCTCCGCCCGGGAGTTGA
- a CDS encoding DUF742 domain-containing protein: MPAPQDGPLLDDAAGRLIRPYTISNGRTRPSTAFDLLSLIMATGIEPDIPLGPEHTVALGMCEGPMSVAEIAAHLRLPAVVAKVILSDLVACGAVTAHAPAFHDMPTDRSLLEAVLDGLRRQL; encoded by the coding sequence ATGCCGGCCCCGCAGGACGGGCCCCTGCTCGACGACGCGGCCGGCCGGCTGATCCGCCCGTACACGATCAGCAACGGCCGCACCCGGCCGTCCACCGCGTTCGACCTGCTGTCCCTGATCATGGCCACGGGCATCGAGCCGGACATTCCGCTCGGCCCGGAGCACACCGTGGCCCTCGGCATGTGCGAAGGGCCGATGTCCGTCGCCGAGATCGCCGCACACCTCCGGCTGCCCGCGGTCGTCGCCAAGGTCATCCTCTCCGACCTGGTCGCCTGCGGCGCGGTCACCGCGCACGCTCCCGCCTTCCATGACATGCCCACCGACCGATCCCTGCTGGAGGCAGTGCTCGATGGTTTACGACGACAGCTCTGA
- a CDS encoding ThuA domain-containing protein, with amino-acid sequence MRHRSLRRAGRVGRSPGGPSPLIAVTSLLALVLALLVASPPSAQAAASYRVLVYSEVTNSDHPSIPAGIEAVRKLGAEHGFEVEATADSSVFNDADLGRFQAVVFNNTNSTPETGDLLDAEERAALQRYIRAGGGWVGLHSASASERDWEWYEGLVGAIFDKHPVPQTGRIKVLDHTHPSTQHLPDLWERQEEWYNWRANPTSKVHTLAQIKVRDGIDGLDEGVDHPFSWCQNYDGGRSWFTAGGHDKASFEEEGFVQHLLGGIQWAAGAAEGDCTATRTGSFQRTPLATSDLADPFELAVAPDRRVFFAQRTGKLKVIDQETMKVSTALDFAYTPEMTSQSDGLLGLTLDPGFAENNWLYLLYSDKVEKRLNLSRFTADGNTVDPASEKRLLTVPTLRGEGRANSHMAGSLAFDKDGNLYAATGDNTDPFASDGFTPIDEGEGRRAWDAQMTAGNTNDLRGKILRITPEDDGTYSVPEGNLFAPGREKTRSEIYAMGMRNPFRITTDPLSGALMVADYGPDAREAKADRGPEGTVEYTRITKAGNFGWPYCVGNNTPFNDYDFATKTSGPKFDCGALVNDSPNNTGLRELPPAQPATVWYAYSASAEFPEVGTGGGGPMGGPVYDYDPDNAYRTKFPEYFEGKAFTYELTRRWFKTFSFQSEDQTFADPRFAPVKAGDLQSINGIFEDMEWNQPFDADFGPDGAMYVIDFGLGSGTGRGGSNEGAGIYRIDYVGDGRLPDAKISVDRDSGTDPLTVTFSSAGSGLPGDQPVRYAWDFDGDGTTDSTEADPTHTYTAKGLHTARLTVTGPDELTALAVRDITVGNTRPEVTIQQPPDGGMFGFGDTIPFTVKVTDEEDGRSGGIDCSRVVVQSQLGHDTHLHPLDNYTGCTGEIITDAGDSHGPGQNLYYGITAQYEDEGAPDAPALTGSASLTLRTSFREAEHRTATGGANGGADIGSRADASGGKRLTEIENGDWIAFEPVNLTGVGSVTVGASSGGLGGTVEFRAGSPTGALLGSVKIPNTGGYEKLISPTAKLKNPGGTTTLYAVFTNPDWGPGTADLLSVDWLHFNGPGVEKKAGTKVTVKAGPASGTAPLAVSLSSTVKPAQGRTIASYHWDFGDNAKPSGPEGATAKHTYDRKGAYTARLTVTDDKGDTSTGAVRIDVK; translated from the coding sequence ATGAGACACCGTTCGTTACGCCGGGCCGGACGCGTCGGCCGATCCCCCGGCGGCCCCTCCCCCCTCATCGCCGTCACCTCGCTCCTGGCGCTGGTCCTCGCCCTGCTGGTGGCGTCGCCGCCCAGCGCACAGGCTGCCGCTTCGTACCGGGTGCTCGTCTACTCCGAGGTCACCAACTCCGACCACCCCTCGATCCCCGCCGGGATCGAGGCGGTGCGGAAGCTCGGAGCCGAGCACGGCTTCGAGGTGGAGGCCACGGCCGACTCCTCGGTCTTCAACGACGCCGACCTCGGCCGGTTCCAGGCGGTCGTCTTCAACAACACCAACTCCACCCCGGAGACGGGTGACTTGCTCGACGCCGAGGAGCGGGCCGCTCTCCAGCGGTACATCCGGGCGGGCGGCGGCTGGGTCGGCCTGCACTCCGCGTCCGCCAGCGAACGCGACTGGGAGTGGTACGAAGGGCTGGTCGGCGCGATCTTCGACAAGCACCCCGTCCCCCAGACCGGCCGGATCAAGGTCCTCGACCACACGCACCCCTCGACGCAACACCTTCCCGACCTCTGGGAGCGCCAGGAGGAGTGGTACAACTGGCGCGCCAACCCCACGTCCAAGGTGCACACCCTCGCCCAGATCAAGGTCCGCGACGGGATCGACGGGCTGGACGAGGGCGTGGACCACCCGTTCTCCTGGTGCCAGAACTACGACGGGGGCCGCTCGTGGTTCACGGCGGGCGGACACGACAAGGCGTCCTTCGAGGAGGAGGGGTTCGTCCAGCACCTCCTCGGCGGCATCCAGTGGGCGGCCGGCGCGGCGGAGGGCGACTGCACCGCGACGCGCACGGGTTCGTTCCAGCGGACCCCACTCGCCACGAGTGATCTGGCCGACCCGTTCGAGCTGGCCGTAGCCCCCGACCGCCGCGTCTTCTTCGCGCAGCGGACGGGGAAGCTGAAGGTGATCGACCAGGAGACGATGAAGGTCTCCACCGCACTGGACTTCGCGTACACGCCGGAGATGACCAGCCAGTCGGACGGCCTGCTGGGGCTGACGCTCGACCCCGGCTTCGCGGAGAACAACTGGCTCTATCTGCTGTACTCCGACAAGGTCGAGAAGCGGCTGAACCTGTCCCGTTTCACCGCGGACGGCAACACCGTCGACCCGGCGTCCGAGAAGCGGCTGCTGACCGTGCCGACGCTGCGCGGCGAGGGCCGGGCCAACTCGCACATGGCCGGTTCCCTCGCCTTCGACAAGGACGGCAACCTTTACGCGGCGACCGGCGACAACACCGACCCGTTCGCCTCGGACGGTTTCACCCCGATCGACGAGGGCGAGGGCCGCCGCGCCTGGGACGCGCAGATGACCGCGGGCAACACCAACGACCTGCGCGGCAAGATCCTGCGGATCACTCCCGAGGACGACGGGACGTACTCCGTCCCCGAGGGGAACCTCTTCGCCCCGGGAAGGGAGAAGACACGGTCCGAGATCTACGCCATGGGCATGCGCAACCCGTTCCGGATCACCACCGATCCGCTGAGCGGGGCCCTGATGGTCGCGGACTACGGACCCGACGCCCGCGAGGCGAAGGCGGACCGGGGCCCGGAGGGCACGGTCGAGTACACCCGTATCACCAAGGCGGGGAACTTCGGCTGGCCGTACTGCGTCGGGAACAACACCCCGTTCAACGACTACGACTTCGCGACGAAAACGTCCGGTCCGAAGTTCGACTGCGGGGCGCTGGTGAACGACTCGCCGAACAACACCGGGCTGCGAGAACTGCCGCCGGCCCAGCCCGCCACGGTCTGGTACGCCTACTCGGCCTCGGCCGAGTTCCCGGAGGTGGGCACCGGCGGGGGTGGCCCGATGGGCGGCCCGGTCTACGACTACGACCCGGACAACGCCTACCGCACCAAATTCCCGGAGTACTTCGAAGGGAAGGCATTCACCTACGAGCTGACCCGGCGCTGGTTCAAGACGTTCTCGTTCCAGAGCGAGGACCAGACCTTCGCCGATCCCCGGTTCGCCCCCGTGAAGGCGGGGGACCTCCAGTCGATCAACGGCATCTTCGAGGACATGGAGTGGAACCAGCCCTTCGACGCGGACTTCGGTCCTGACGGAGCGATGTACGTCATCGACTTCGGCCTCGGCAGCGGCACCGGCCGGGGCGGCAGCAACGAGGGCGCGGGCATCTACCGGATCGACTACGTCGGCGACGGCCGGCTGCCCGACGCCAAGATCTCCGTCGACCGGGACAGCGGAACGGACCCGCTGACCGTGACGTTCTCCAGCGCGGGCTCGGGCCTGCCCGGCGATCAACCGGTCCGTTATGCCTGGGACTTCGACGGTGACGGCACCACGGACTCGACCGAGGCCGACCCCACGCACACGTACACCGCCAAGGGGCTGCACACCGCGCGGCTGACGGTGACCGGCCCCGACGAGCTGACAGCACTCGCGGTGCGGGACATCACGGTGGGCAACACCCGGCCGGAGGTGACGATCCAACAGCCTCCGGACGGAGGGATGTTCGGCTTCGGGGACACGATCCCGTTCACGGTGAAGGTGACCGACGAGGAGGACGGCCGGAGCGGCGGGATCGACTGCTCGCGGGTCGTGGTGCAGTCGCAGCTCGGCCATGACACCCATCTGCATCCGCTGGACAACTACACCGGCTGCACGGGCGAGATCATCACGGACGCCGGGGACAGCCACGGTCCGGGACAGAACCTCTACTACGGGATCACCGCCCAGTACGAGGACGAGGGCGCTCCCGACGCCCCGGCGCTGACCGGATCCGCCTCGCTGACCCTGCGGACCTCCTTCCGCGAGGCCGAGCACCGTACGGCGACGGGTGGCGCGAACGGCGGTGCGGACATCGGCAGTCGGGCCGACGCGTCCGGCGGGAAGCGGCTGACCGAGATCGAGAACGGCGACTGGATCGCCTTTGAACCGGTGAACCTCACGGGCGTCGGCTCCGTGACGGTCGGCGCGTCCTCCGGCGGGCTCGGTGGCACGGTGGAGTTCCGGGCCGGCTCCCCCACCGGCGCGTTGCTGGGCTCGGTGAAGATCCCGAACACCGGCGGCTACGAGAAGCTGATCTCTCCGACGGCGAAGCTCAAGAACCCGGGCGGCACGACCACGCTGTACGCCGTGTTCACCAACCCTGACTGGGGTCCCGGCACGGCCGATCTGCTCTCGGTCGACTGGCTGCACTTCAACGGTCCGGGCGTGGAGAAGAAGGCCGGGACCAAAGTGACGGTGAAGGCCGGGCCCGCGTCCGGCACCGCTCCCCTCGCCGTGTCGCTGAGCAGCACGGTCAAGCCCGCTCAGGGCCGCACGATCGCCTCGTACCACTGGGACTTCGGCGACAACGCGAAGCCGTCCGGACCCGAGGGCGCGACGGCGAAGCACACCTACGACCGCAAGGGCGCCTACACCGCGCGTCTGACGGTCACCGACGACAAGGGCGACACGAGCACCGGCGCCGTCCGCATCGACGTGAAGTGA
- a CDS encoding ABC transporter substrate-binding protein — translation MHARRLLIGVVPLALVAATACGGDDASTSTSDSGKKLDKVTLTLNWYPYGEHAPFYYGKQQKIFEKHGIDLDIRAGQGSQKTVQATAAGQSDFGWADTPALLAGVDQGVQVKSLGVFLQTTPASVQSFDAKGIGGPADLKGRTIAGTAGDALSKTFPIFLKKNGLGESDVTVQNTDPAGKIAAVISGKTDGLLGYASDQGPIMQDKAKKPVSYIRFSEHGLNFYSNGLLAGQKLLTSKPEVAERMVEAVSEAWAAAEKAPEPAVAAMEGASEQLPPKAVLSEQFATTLTLLHTAATEGKAPGVNTEADWQQTIDVFAEAGMVTKPKTVAEYWDTDKALKG, via the coding sequence ATGCATGCGCGCAGACTCCTGATCGGTGTCGTACCCCTCGCCCTGGTGGCCGCCACCGCCTGCGGCGGCGATGACGCGTCGACCAGTACCAGTGACTCCGGCAAGAAGCTGGACAAGGTCACGCTGACCCTGAACTGGTATCCGTACGGCGAACACGCGCCGTTCTACTACGGCAAGCAGCAGAAGATCTTCGAGAAGCACGGCATCGACCTGGACATCCGGGCGGGCCAGGGCTCCCAGAAGACGGTCCAGGCGACGGCCGCCGGGCAGAGTGACTTCGGCTGGGCCGACACCCCGGCCCTGCTCGCGGGCGTCGACCAGGGCGTCCAGGTGAAGAGCCTCGGCGTCTTCCTCCAGACCACCCCCGCCTCCGTGCAGTCCTTCGACGCCAAGGGCATCGGCGGGCCGGCCGACCTGAAGGGGCGGACGATCGCCGGGACGGCCGGGGACGCGCTGTCCAAGACCTTCCCGATCTTCCTGAAGAAGAACGGCCTGGGGGAATCGGACGTCACCGTCCAGAACACCGACCCGGCGGGCAAGATCGCCGCGGTGATCTCGGGGAAGACCGACGGGCTGCTCGGCTACGCGAGCGACCAGGGCCCGATCATGCAGGACAAGGCCAAGAAGCCGGTCTCCTACATCCGGTTCTCCGAGCACGGGCTCAACTTCTACTCCAACGGGCTGCTCGCCGGGCAGAAGCTCCTCACCTCGAAGCCGGAGGTGGCGGAGCGCATGGTGGAGGCGGTCAGCGAGGCGTGGGCGGCTGCCGAGAAGGCGCCCGAGCCGGCCGTGGCGGCGATGGAAGGAGCCTCCGAGCAACTGCCGCCGAAGGCCGTGCTGTCCGAGCAGTTCGCGACGACGTTGACCCTGCTCCACACGGCGGCCACCGAGGGCAAGGCGCCGGGCGTCAACACCGAGGCGGACTGGCAGCAGACCATCGACGTGTTCGCCGAGGCCGGCATGGTCACGAAGCCGAAGACCGTGGCGGAGTACTGGGACACCGATAAGGCGCTGAAGGGATGA
- a CDS encoding GAF domain-containing protein, protein MTSFATGRMLLTPTDRHGPARAQRLRKLDLGERPDASYDNFDAFADKVAEVTATPFSMVNFIDENRQFFAGLHTPAGNRGGQDLGSAAAGSNRSSRYLARDHGYCPHVLVRRKALVLDDVCDYPRFAGNPVVDDIGIRSYLGAPLIDRTGIALGTVCAVDTVPRPWGRAGLDTIKSLAHELVRQIDDREGHHPL, encoded by the coding sequence GTGACATCCTTCGCCACCGGCCGGATGCTCCTGACACCCACCGACCGGCACGGCCCGGCCCGTGCGCAGCGGCTGCGCAAGCTGGATCTCGGCGAACGCCCCGACGCCTCCTACGACAACTTCGACGCCTTCGCCGACAAGGTGGCCGAAGTCACCGCCACCCCCTTCTCGATGGTCAACTTCATCGACGAGAACCGGCAGTTCTTCGCGGGGCTGCACACCCCGGCGGGCAACCGGGGCGGCCAGGACCTCGGTTCGGCGGCGGCGGGCAGCAACCGCAGCAGCCGGTACCTGGCCCGCGACCACGGCTACTGCCCGCACGTCCTCGTCCGGCGCAAGGCCCTCGTCCTGGACGACGTCTGCGACTACCCGCGCTTCGCGGGCAATCCGGTGGTGGACGACATAGGCATCCGCTCCTACCTCGGGGCGCCGCTGATCGACCGCACCGGCATCGCGCTGGGCACCGTCTGTGCCGTCGACACCGTGCCGCGCCCCTGGGGCCGGGCCGGGCTCGACACCATCAAGTCGCTCGCCCATGAACTCGTCCGCCAGATCGACGACCGGGAGGGCCACCACCCCCTCTGA
- a CDS encoding sugar phosphate isomerase/epimerase family protein: MGTQHANGARRAFLGTALGAAAAVGLGAAPAAATGRRGCRRIPPSGIGMHLYTMRTPLAADFAGTLEQLAEIGYATVGVSGRHGNSPAAIRQMLDRTRLKAVLEHVGYDIVTGSGLPQALEDVHTLGGKWIVVPSLPGALHSPDGYREVARQFNRAGRTARESGLKLLYHNHGGDHEVVDGVSLYDILLDETDPELVGFELDVYWAAKGGSSDPEELFVRHRGRFPALHVKDMAPNGDFADVGSGVLDFPAMFDTARQGGVKQWLVEHDAPADPFASARASYRYLSRLRY; this comes from the coding sequence ATGGGAACGCAGCACGCGAACGGAGCCCGAAGAGCCTTTCTCGGTACGGCGTTGGGGGCGGCGGCCGCCGTCGGGCTCGGCGCGGCCCCGGCCGCCGCGACCGGCCGACGGGGCTGCCGGCGCATCCCCCCGTCGGGGATCGGGATGCATCTGTACACCATGCGGACGCCACTCGCGGCCGACTTCGCGGGGACGCTGGAGCAGCTCGCGGAGATCGGGTACGCGACGGTCGGCGTCAGCGGCCGACACGGCAACTCCCCCGCCGCGATACGGCAGATGCTGGACCGCACCCGGCTCAAGGCCGTGCTGGAGCACGTCGGCTACGACATCGTGACCGGCTCCGGGCTGCCGCAGGCGCTGGAGGACGTCCATACGCTGGGCGGCAAGTGGATCGTGGTGCCGAGCCTGCCGGGTGCGCTGCACTCGCCGGACGGATACCGGGAGGTGGCACGGCAGTTCAACCGGGCGGGTCGTACCGCCCGGGAGTCCGGGCTGAAGCTGCTGTACCACAATCACGGCGGCGATCATGAGGTGGTGGACGGCGTCAGCCTGTACGACATCCTGCTGGACGAGACCGATCCGGAGCTGGTCGGCTTCGAGCTGGACGTGTACTGGGCGGCCAAGGGCGGCTCATCCGACCCGGAGGAACTGTTCGTCCGGCACCGGGGCCGCTTCCCCGCCCTCCATGTGAAGGACATGGCTCCGAACGGGGACTTCGCTGACGTCGGGTCGGGGGTCCTGGACTTCCCGGCCATGTTCGACACCGCGCGGCAGGGCGGGGTCAAGCAGTGGCTGGTGGAGCACGACGCCCCGGCCGACCCGTTCGCCTCGGCGCGGGCCAGTTACCGGTATCTGTCCCGGCTGCGCTACTGA